A single region of the Solwaraspora sp. WMMD791 genome encodes:
- a CDS encoding DUF364 domain-containing protein, whose product MDTMLDTLRTIVRDRSRGIPDEDFTLRGLWSVDYRAYPTPYERFMTYSFVMAQAKRQGCCYADFGSVRLSGEVDALLGQDSREVRGLSVEEDIAILDAAFGSLPTRPTRRHLIDGLPQDKALVRARIVVDEAMALLSATGGRRVANVGVMGNLIHHLRTEDVQITASDFDPDLIANGILGVPVVSGQESARLIAESDVALVCGETLPSHTLTALLGTAAEHGTRLVVFAVTGCHFAEAYCTDFGIDVVVSEPQPQYLFQGQSTIDVYRRRSG is encoded by the coding sequence ATGGACACCATGTTGGACACGTTGCGTACGATCGTGCGGGACCGCAGCCGAGGGATTCCCGACGAGGACTTCACCCTGCGCGGCCTGTGGAGCGTCGACTACCGCGCCTACCCCACCCCGTACGAGCGGTTCATGACGTACAGCTTCGTGATGGCGCAGGCGAAGCGGCAAGGTTGCTGCTATGCCGACTTTGGATCGGTCCGGCTCAGCGGCGAGGTCGACGCCCTGCTCGGCCAGGACAGCCGCGAGGTACGGGGTCTGTCGGTGGAGGAGGACATCGCGATCCTGGACGCCGCGTTCGGCTCGCTGCCCACCCGGCCCACCCGCCGGCACCTCATCGACGGCCTGCCGCAGGACAAGGCGCTGGTCCGAGCGAGGATCGTCGTCGACGAGGCGATGGCGCTGCTGAGCGCGACCGGCGGGCGGCGGGTCGCGAACGTGGGGGTGATGGGCAACCTGATCCACCACCTGCGCACCGAGGACGTCCAGATCACCGCCAGTGACTTCGATCCGGACCTGATCGCCAACGGCATTCTCGGCGTACCGGTGGTGTCGGGGCAGGAGAGCGCCCGGCTGATCGCCGAGAGCGACGTCGCGCTCGTCTGCGGGGAGACCCTCCCGAGCCACACGCTGACGGCGCTGCTGGGCACTGCCGCCGAGCACGGCACCCGCCTGGTGGTGTTCGCCGTCACCGGCTGCCACTTCGCCGAAGCGTACTGCACGGACTTCGGTATCGACGTGGTGGTCAGCGAGCCGCAGCCGCAGTACCTCTTCCAGGGACAGTCGACGATCGACGTCTACCGCCGTCGGTCGGGCTGA